The stretch of DNA ACATCTACATGCAGCGAGGGCAAATTGCGAAGAGAAACGTTGACCTCACGTGGATCTTCACACAATCGCTCTTCATGGCAATCAATACTATGCTCTGGTCCTTGAGCTACGTGGAAGTGCGACGGAAGTACACCCGTGAATCAGTCGAGGGGCACCTCGCCATTGCAATGACGGCTATTCAGCAGGCCTCGGAACGTTGGCCTGGTGTGGCTTCTGCCGTTCAGCTGTACCAAAAGCTCATCTTTGCGATCATGAAGATATATGACAAAGAGGGCGATGTACCCATATCCGCCAACACGCCCTCCGATGCGGCGTCCCCAGGGTCGATGTTCCCAGACAGCCGGTCACGGGCGACCAGTCCGGCTACGCTTAGCACGCAATCTGTGGCGACGCCACCCGAGAAGCAGCCTCCGTTCGGATACATCAATCACCAGGCGGCAAGGGGCAGTATCGAAGAACCTCCACCACTGCCATATCGTAGCGATTCAAACTTCAGCAATGTACCCACACCGCCGAGGCATTTATCCAGCACAGGAAGTCACCATCAACAGAGTTCTGAGTCGATCACAACGATCGGATCGATGGAGTACCAGCCTCAGCACCACTACCACAGCGAACAATTCAATAGCCTACCGGAATTCATGCCTAATATCACAGTGCCTGGATGGACCGccccacagcagcagcccatGCTTAATACTTCCACACTGCCGGCTCAGCAACATCTTAACCCATATACGCACGAGGCTTTCGATCCAACGAACCCTGCTTATCCCTTCCCGGGCGGGTTCGACCAAGACCCAAATGGTCAAGACCAACAGCCGTATGTCCCGCAGTATTGGGATATGGACACGGGAGTCTTCGGCGAAGGCCTCACCCaaatgcagcagcaagaactCATGCACTCGCTCGAGACGGATGGAATGGAGGATATTCAGACCATGATTTCGCACACGCTAGCTGCAATCACACCCAAAACAACACAAAAGCCTCAGCAGGCACCATTTTAGTGATATGATGATTGACATGAGGGAGGATCAGATATGTGTGACAGcgaggagttggaggagCGAGTCGTGTTTATCACTATACCCAATTTGAATGATTGTGACTTTCGAGTCTAGCCTGTGTGCTCATCGTGGGCTTCAACCTGTTTGGCTGCTTCATTTGCAGATCGACATTCACATGAGACTGTGGCATAGAAACTGATTTTGAAATTCAGGCAGTGTAGCTATCTGCGAAGTGCCGTGCACAGTTGACTGTGCGCGGAACTGGAACTCCATGACGCCGCGCCTTGTGCCCATCTTAAAGGCTGAAGTGTCCGTGGTCGCACCTGCTCCCCGACCTCAATGTGTGCTTGCCTGTAGATGGCAAGCGACGCGTTTACAAGCGTCCTTTTCTCGTAGCACTCGATAGCCACTCGGAAATATCTCTCTTGATCCAACCGAGAGCTCAGCCGCTGTTTTGATTCGTATCCTTCTCGCGTGACGATCAGCAGCCACCGATCTGCTCCTGGTGCACCTCGAGCGAATCGCCGTCTTGCATGTCGAGCTGCGCACAATGTCAGCGTGTGTTTCTTTGAATCTAATTGCAAAACTACTCACCACATCCGGCGTATCCGTCGCGTTGACACGCTGTCCGTCGAACAGGAAGCGTACGCTTTGTGGGCTCTTGCCCTGTCTGTCGCAAAAGGCATCcatgagcttcttcagctgtGTGGAGCGCTTGATCTTGAAGAAGACTTCGTTGTTGCCATCCGTCACTTTAATGTTCAAGTGCTCGCTCGCAGGCTGCTGCGCATCGGGTTGATCTGCAGGAGGTGTGCCGTTGTTTTCTGCCATCGTGGACTCGAGCGTGGGTGGTAGCGGGGTCGGAGGGTGTACCGCGTTGGTTTCGATGTGGAAGAAAGTGGTTGGAGGGGTTTACGTTGGAGGCGGAAGAGCGAAGCGCGTTTTATACCGTCGACCGCTGACTAACGTGAATGAGCGTGAAGCTCAGTTGGAAGTTGAAGCGTTGAAGCCTTGTGGCGCGAGTGCTGTGAATTGTCGTTAGCTCGGAAGGTGGAAGTGATCTGCAAGTGGCAGTCGCATCCGCTGCAGCGGCAACAACCACGACTCAGCGTCTGACCTTGTCCGGTGGCTTCTAGGCTCTTCTGCTGCTACTACGAAGAGCGAAGTGAGCAAACAGTGTGTGCGCGTGTTGCGAATCAGATTTCCTTGTGCGACAACGCTGGACTGGATTGACGTAGAATCGAAGCCTCGAGAGTGGGGAAAGAAGGACCGGAACGCGCCAAGAGCGTCACGATTGCTTTGTTGCTCGTTCGAGTAGTCACCAGCAGAGCAACGGGACTGTACGCGACAATGGTATGTGCACTTCCTCTCAAGCGCGTCACTTCACTTTCTGATGATCAAGTGAAGCCCACAACGCCTGAAGACGGTCTGAAGACGGACCCTCCCTGCCACCCGCAAGCTTGTGCAATTCAAGGTGAGTATGCGGATGCCGTCAATGGCCGCCACGCATTAATTCACGTTATAGACTGCATACAGAAGAACAACTacaaggaggagaagtgcCAGAAACAGGTAGACGCtctcttgctgctgatgaACGAAGACCGCGCTGACTGGGCTTGCAGATCAACGCGCTGTGAGACATGCGACAAAACTCGCGCTCGTGCATTCGCTGACCCAGCCACGTCCAGATACGAGTGTTGCAACCTCTTCTACCAGAAGGAAGGCGATGACGCGAGCACCGTATCTTGCCCAAAGGCCAATCTGCTGAGattgaagatgaagcagcGGTCCCAAGGCATCAAGTGAGCGCCGATTCGCGCATGTATATAAATTTTTGTCACGCTTGGAGGATATCGGGCAAACCGCGAGTCGGTTTGTCAGGTTATCCAGACAAGTGTATTTCAATCTGAGGTCACCGGAGCACGCAAAGAGGCCTCGAGGGACCTGCACAAACACTGAACGTTCGCACCGAGACTCTAAAAGTGGCCTGGTTAAAGACATTGTTGAAGGAAAAAGAACAGAGTTGCGCAGCTGGAGAGATTTTCTAATGTAGTGCCAAGCTTCTCCTGTGTGCAGCCTTAGGCATGAGTCAGATCCTGGCTGCTGGTTTCGGCGACCTGCGATCAGACGCCAAGCGCCTCTTTGCTCTGTACGTAACAATCATCCTCCAGCACAGATTTCGTTTGCCGATGTTCCATTAGTGCTCTGGAGCCCCGTGGAGAATTGGAGGTCTCTCTCTTTTGGAGTTCTACTCACCAACCTCCAAGCACAAATTTTCATCAGCAAAATCACAGCCATGGCTCGAAAAGTCATCATAGATACCGACCCAGTGAGATGAACAGCTGTTTTTGTCGAGATGATGCTAACAAGACGAAAGGGCGTGGACGATGTTATGGCAATGTTACTGGCACTCTCTGCCCTGCCGGAAGAACTCGAAGTACTACTTCTATCGATCACCTATGGCAATATCGACGTGGAAAACTGTCTAAGAAATGTCGTTTCCATGTTCTTCCATATTGAGAAAGAGATCGAGTGGCGAGCAGCTCAAGGCAAGCCCCTGGGTTTTGACGCTCTGCGCAAAACGAAGCCCATCGTTGCTGTTGGCAGCGATCATCCACTTACTGATCAAATGTTGATGGCGGACTTCTTTCGTGAGCTTCTCTCCCGTGTTCGCTTCCCTACCAGGAGCTGACCATTTTCTAGATGGAAGAGATGGTCTTGGAGGCATTCATGGAACAGTGGGAGATTTGAGAGTCCGGCAACAAAGATCATTGACTGACAAGATGGCAGCATCCTCATCTTACCCCGAACGAGACGTGGAAGGGCCTCTTTGACAAAGCTGCGAGCTCTGGAACTGACGCCGATAAGATCATTGCAAGTGAGCTGCGCAACGAAGGCGCAATGTTCACTGCGTCGAAAATACCAGCAGTTGACGAGATCCTCCGCTTGCTCAGAGAAAACGAGCCAGGTAAGCATGAAATCGATGTGGCAGTCGTACATAATGGATGCTGATGAAAGTACCTTCTCTGAAGATACGATTACGATTGTTGCAATCGGCCCGCTGACCAATCTTGCACATGCTGCAGCACAAGACCCAGAAACTTTCCTCAGAGCCAAGGAAGTGGTAGTTATGGGCGGCAACGTTGATGAGAAAGGCAACGTGAGTGACTAGTTTCGGAGTGTCTGTGGACAAGCAACTTTTGCTAACGCAGGTCTATCGTTTGCCAGATGACACCAGGTAAGTAAAGTCCAAGGTCCTTCGCCATGCGCAAATTAATGTGTTCAATGCAGTGGCCGAGTTCAACACATTCGCAGATGCAGTAGCTGCGGCTCGAGTGTACGCACTGTCTTCTCCCACGCCGAAAACGACCATGCCACCAGTACCACCCGCCCCTCCTGGGCAGCAGGCTGATCAGGCACCACCGCCATACCTGGCAGATTATCCGGAAAAGCTCTCACGTCAACTGAAGGTCACATTATTTTCTCTTGACATCACGGAACGTCATGCACTCAGTCGCGGCCTGTTCCGTACATTGAGTGAGCCTCTCGTGAGCGCTGCATCGCCGCTGGCGGAGTGGGCGACGGCATTTCTCACATCAACGTTCGACAAAGTGGAGAGCCTGCAGCAGGACGTCTCCGGTGATGCGGTCGGTTTGCACTTGCATGATCCGCTCTGTATCTGGTATTGTATGGCTACTGACGTGTCGGGCTGGGAAATTCTCAAAGATGAAGACCTGCGCGTGGAGACATCTGGACAATGGACACGAGGGATGTGTGTCGTTGATCGACGCACGAGAAAGAAATGGCCTGCaggcgatgaaggcgagcGACCTGGTGATGCTGGCAACTGGCTTTCTCTGAATGCAGGCAACAGATTGCAGCGCTGCATTGGCACTCCGCAGACGACTGGAAACAGTGATTTCGGAGAGTTCTTGGTGAAGCGCGTTTTCCTGTCCGGTTGACCTTAAGATATCGACAGAAGTATCCTTCCTCGTTCACTCAAAAGAAGCCCAACGGCGCAACGTTAGACTGCATCAACTGCCAACCTCATATTGGCTAGGCAGCTGCTCAAAGAAACCTCACTTCACATTGGCTAGTCAGCTGTTGAACCAAACCTCACTTGCGTACCTATTAATGTTCCCCACCCGCTTCTCATTGTTCACTCTCGTCACAACCAGCACGCGCCACCACCCGGTCTTGCTTCGACACGCAAACAAGATGCTCTCACCGCCATCGACAGGCAAGAAGCGAAAGAGGATTGACGAGGTTGAACTACTCAAGAGAAAGGTCATTGACCTTGAAGCTGCACTCGCTCGTTGCCGCGCGCCTCTGGCCGACGCACCCAAGTGCGTAATCCAGGCCCTCGACAGTCTTTCCAGCATTGAGCTAATTTGGATTGCAGATTGGGCCAGCAGATCTTGTTCCTGTTTGTGGGACCAGAACCgcactttataactctacaTACGGACACACTGGCGCTTCCCACAGCTCACTGGCTGTACAATGTTCCGGCGAGGCTCAACGGTCTTATCCACCTTGTAGACCAAGACCCAGAGCTCGTCGCCATCTGGCGCCTTTACTTGTACACAGGCAAAATCTGGTCGCAGTGGGATGGCGACATCGACGATATTGACGACGGGGAGCAGACGGTTCACGAAGACAGGGAATGGCATCGCCTGATGTTGCTATACGTCTTAGCAAAGTCTCTGAGCGACGAGGCCTTTGGCAACAAGGTCTTggacagcatcttcgaaaAAGTCGAGCTATCGGACCGCTTTCCTACTGACTTGGCGGCTGAGGTCTGGGAGCACACCACTTGGGGTAACAACCTGAGAAAAGTGATCGTCGACCTTCATGTGTGGAAGGGGCAGGGTATGTAATGGTCTGCATGACTGGAGACGCACTACTAACATGTCCTAGGCTCCGGACTTCGCGAACCGCATGCTGATCGCAATGGCCCTGCCGACTTCCTCAACCGCGTCCGCACTGGTCTGACAACTGCGGGAGGCAAAGTCAAAGACGCTGCGGTGACTTCGCCATGGGCCACTGCATCTAACCGATGTGCAAAatatcatcgccatcactACACCGATTATTGCGGCATAGAAGTTATGGATCTCACAGAAGCCGGAAACATGTATGAGCCGTCGGCCGGCCCAAATACGCCAACTCGCATCCCAGCGCGCGCCTATCCGACTCCTTGATGGACAATTGCATGTTGTCAGCGGTGCAAGtggcaggaagaagacgtgTGCAACGACGGAGAATGTTGGCGAGATTGTGCTTGTTTGTTGGTCGAATCCCGAATTCTTTGGAAGCGCAGTAGTCTGAGATTGTTGAGCACCAGCACGTATGATGTCTTGCAGGATCCGTGATAGCGTAGAGGGTTCGACTCCGGAACCAAGTCATCTTCAGCTAGTGGAACGAGAGAATGTGTCATCAGCACTACCGCTACCTCCAACCATGCCACTCAATCCCGCAAGCCCTTCCGCAATCTCGTTCCTCCGTCTCTTATCCTCTTGCCTCTCTTGCTCTGCCAGGCTTTCTTCTCGATCGACGACAGCATACATTTTCTCTGCCATGAGTCGATTCTTTGCCTTTTCCTCGTTCAGGTAGGCATTCACCTCTCTCACAGACCTGCTCACCTCCGAACCCCAGCGAGGCTCCTGAGGCGAGGTCCGAGACCGACTGATTGCATGAGAGCCGGCATCGCTGATACCAGCATAAGCAAGCAATATGTCATCCCATTCGTCCTCTTGAGCTGCGATaccctcctgctcctgcaaaTGATGTCGCAAGTCGTGTCGTTTTTGGCGCTGCTTGATGCGAGAGTTGAGATACCTTGTCAAAGCCAATGGCTGAGGTTTCTTCATGCGTAAGACCGGTATGGCGTTGGCGCTGAAGACCTTGGGGATGTGCCGTTGCCCGGAGCCGCCCAGCCATTCTCTGGGAGTGGCATGCTCAAGAACGGAAGGTGGAGAAGGGGGAATGGTCGCTGCGTCTGCTGGGCGGTACTGAAACTTGGGCGGCGAGTCTGTGTCACGCAACGTTGTTGAGTCGAAGACATATTTCGAGATTGGCGGCCTGATCACGTCGCCTTGGGACAGCCCTTCTGTGATACGGCCAGTGTCGCTGTTGCGCTTGACCAGGACGACCTCGCAACGCGTACCCGTGCTAGCCGCATCCTCCACGACCGCAGCGTTATCTGTCTCCGTGCTCTCACTTTTGTAGTCAAAAGGCTCATTGTACTCTTCGCTAATCGAGCGCCGCGTGATCAAGGGCCCGTTCTTCACATTCTTCGGCGCCCTCTGTAGCAGATCCAGCACATATTGCTTGCTGTCCGCATCGCCGGCCACTGCAGCATCCAGATGGTCAATGGCTTCGTAGCCAGCTTCGAACAATAGCTTCAACTGGCGGTGCGACGTCGTGTGTCGGAAGCCTGCGAAACGACATCGGACGACATTGTTCAGTTCGTAGCGGCGCTGGGCTGGAATGTCGAGTTTGTTACATTGCGAGAGCAGGGCGCGATAGAGCGCGATCGCCGCGAGTCTGTGAGCGCCGGACTTGTGGGCGACAACGAACTTGGGCATATACGAATGGTCGTGTCGCGTTGGCAGAACGTGGGCGGGATGCAGCTGACCGGAGCTCGGGGTCTGTTGCCGATGTGCTGCTGTTTTGATGCCCCCTAATCAAGTTTTCATGGGCAGCTCGCCAAAAGGGCAGGCGTGCGTGAACTTCCAGACCGGGCGTCAAacatcttgctgctgtcaACATAATACCAACAACGTGTTACACCGACGCCGACATGCAGCAGCGGTGATAGCACTCTCAAGGCCAGCATGGAGGCCTATCCACCTGATTATGTCCAGCACAACCTGCCGCTGGTATTGCTGTCTGGCTTGGGACAGCTGGACCGCGATTCGGCCAAGTCGCCTCCTGCCCGACAGGAATCTGGCGCCCGGATTTCGACCGAATCGCCAGAATGCCATTCAGATCAAGCAAAGCGACTTCTGCAAGCGTTCCGATCGTTAGACGGCACAGACCGTGCCTGGAACTCTTCAGCCCAGCCTGGCCCCACAAGTAGCATTCGATTCAAGATCAAAGCTGTCGGCAGGACTTACAGTCTTCCGCCCCGGAAAGCTGCCCCCTTACCACAGTCACCGGGAGCAGAAGGTCCGCATGTTGCGAGGAACACCGAATTGCACTCCCCGTTGTCACCTCTGTCGCCAGGCTCGCCAGTCTTCCCTGATGGCGTTTTCACGCCTTTGTGGTTGCACAAACATCAAGAGCAAGTGCCTTGCCTCGTGCTGGCTGCGTTCCAGATCAGTGCCAACGAGGCTTCGCAGGATGAGCGCCTGAGAGGAGACATCAATGCTATCCGCAATGCTCTTACCCGCTCTATGTTCAAGACCCGCTTTGCAGTATTGCTCATTAGCGATCGAAGTATTCTCGAAGCGCCGGACCTGGAAGATCGGCTGGGCATGATACGCAGGGCAACAAACTTGGACTCCAAGTCGGGGTTATTCTTCATGCCTCCAATGGGCTCAGATGCTGAGATTGAGACTTTCGTTCATGACATGATGAAGGTCTTGCAGCCGCAATGTGTAGACTATTACCGAGACTTGACTAAGCATGCCCGGCGCAAGAAAGCGAGAGGTGGTCCTCCTCCCCTATCGCACACGCCAGTAGGTGGAGCATCTCAAGCGACGACCCAATCTGGTTGGAATGTGCGATACGAGTTCAAGCAGGCCGTGTTCGCGGAATACAGACAGGAAATGGATGTAGCTGAGCGACATTTCGCTGCCGCTCTGGAAGAACTCTTCAGTACTGAGGGCGGTGTCCTCGAGACGACGACAAATGTAAGTTCGGCTTGCATGATGTATCAGTCACTAGTCCTGGAGTGAATACTGACTAACCGTCTGATGTCTAGTGGTCCCCAAGATGGAACGAAGCAAGATTGTTGTCAGACGTGACTGCTTTGCGAATCCTTCGATGTCAATTGTGGCTGGGGCAAACCACAGGCGCTGTCCAATCATGGATGAGTTATAAGCACCGCATGAAAGACCTGATCGACCTGCGAGGCAAGGGATCAGGAACGTATAGCTGGGCTGCTTGGGAGGGTAGATGGGCTGTCATCATGTCACAGTTGATTCAGCGTGCTGAGGTCCCTTCCTTGCAAAGACCTCCCCCTGAAAGTTCTTCGGAACTAGCAGTGTTTGTCGAACCAGAAAGAGTTGCTTTAGCGACAGAGCGACTACGTCCGTGGGACTTGCTGCATCATCCAGGCTACTGGCTCCGGCTTCTTTCTCAAGGCATTCGAGCTCGATGGGTAAGGGCTCTGGCTATTCCAGATGAGGACCGCTTATCACCAGGGCAATCGCCAGCCTCGTCAGTAGCGAATCGCTGGAAAACGTACGATGCATATCTCGTACCCGACCCTCACGAGGAAATGTCCGTATCCGCGGAGGGAGGCCACGATCATGTCGCAGAGCTTGGAACTGCTTGCACGCAAGCGTCCAAGGAATTCGCCGCTCGTCAGCAATTGCGTATGAGCGAGCAGATAAGACTTGAACTTGCCGAAGACTTGATTTCGGCAGGCCAACCCTCGGATGCCATCAAGCTACTGATGGAAATATGGGAAAGCTGCACATGGCGAGAAGACGAGTGGCACATCCCATTTGCACGTCTACTGCGTATGCTTCTTGACTGTGCACGCCAAGGAGACACGGAGCAATATTCCTCGATGATACCAG from Cercospora beticola chromosome 1, complete sequence encodes:
- the CMC4 gene encoding Cx9C motif-containing protein 4, mitochondrial produces the protein MVCALPLKRVTSLSDDQVKPTTPEDGLKTDPPCHPQACAIQDCIQKNNYKEEKCQKQINALYECCNLFYQKEGDDASTVSCPKANLLRLKMKQRSQGIK